The Campylobacter hyointestinalis subsp. hyointestinalis nucleotide sequence TTCGCGATCTAAATAAAAAAAGAGATTCTAAAATACCTCTAACAGATGATATAAATAGCGTGATCGATAGAGATGATATAGATGTTTATGTCGAGCTTATGGGTGGTATAGATGGGCCTTATAAAATCGTTAGCAAAATCTTAGAAAAGAAAAAGCCTGTAGTTACCGCAAACAAAGCTATGCTTGCATATCATAGAAATGAGCTTGAAAAACTAGCTGGAGATACTCCTTTTGGTTACGAAGCTAGCGTAGCTGGGGGTATTCCTATCATAAAAGCTTTAAGAGAAGGTTTAAGTGCAAACCATATCCAAAAGATAGTCGGTATTATGAACGGTACTAGTAACTATATACTTACAAATATGATGCAAGGTGGCGTTAAATTTGATGAAGTGCTTAAAAAAGCTCAAGAATTAGGTTATGCCGAGGCCGATCCTACATTTGATATTGGTGGTTTTGATACTGCTCATAAGCTGCTTATTTTAGCAAGTCTTGCGTATTCTGTTCATGCTAAACCAGAAGATATACTGATAGAAGGTATAGAAGGCATTACGAATGAAGATATATATTTTGCAAATGAATTTGAGTATGCTATAAAGTTATTGGCTATAGCAAAAAGAAGAGAAGATAAAGTAGAACTTCGCGTACATCCAGCACTTATTCAAAAAGAAAAAATGATAGCAAAAGTAGATGGTGTGATGAACGCAGTAAGCGTCACTGGAGACGCTGTTGGCGAGAGCTTGTTTTATGGAGCTGGAGCTGGGGGAAGTGCTACTGCAAGTGCTGTTATAAGCGATCTTATCGATATCGCTAGAGAAGTTAAAAATCCTATGCTAGGCTATAAAGCTCCACTAGAAGTTTTGCCTCTTGGGCTTTTTAAGCCAAATGAGATAAAAACAAAGTATTATCTAAGGCTAAAAGTGGCTGATGAAGTTGGTGTTTTAGCTAAAATCACAAATTTAATGAGTCAAAATAATCTTTCTATAGATAGTTTTTTACAAAAACCTAGAATCGATAAAAGCCTTGATTTTAGTACTTTGTATTTTACAACGCATACTTGTTTAGAAGCTGATATGCTAAGAGTAGTAGGTCTTCTTGAGAGCGAGAGCTTTATAAAAGGTAGGCCTTTTATGATACGAATCGAAGAGTAAATTTGGGTTTAAGAGAGTATATTTTCGGATTTCATAGTGAAGATCTGGCTGCAGATTATCTTAAAAGTTTGGGTTTTGAGATAATCTGTAGAAATTTCCACTCAAAATTTGGCGAGATAGATATAATCGCAAAAAAAGATGATGTGTATCATTTTATAGAGGTTAAATCTACATCTAAGGATTATGAGACTGTATATAGAGTCACTCAAAAGAAAATTTATAAGATAATAAAAACTATTAACTTTTATATGTTAAAATCTAGCATAAATTCAGATTATCAGATAGATTTAATATGCATAGAAAATGGTGAATTTAAATTTTTAGAAAATATAAGTTTTTAAAATTTATATTGTCTTTTAATTTAAGCTTTTTAATGTATAATTTTTTGAAAATTTATTAAGGAGAAAAAAATGGGTAAATATATTGAACTTACTTCAGAAAACTTCAATATAGCAAAAGAAGGCGTTGCGTTGGTTGATTTTTGGGCACCTTGGTGCGGACCTTGCAGAATGTTGGCTCCAGTTATTGATGAGCTTGCTGGTGAGTTTGAAGGAAAAGCTAAAGTTTGCAAAGTAAATACGGATGAGGCTCAAGATTTGGCTGTTGAGTACGGTGTTCGCTCTATTCCAACTCTACTTTTCTTTAAAGACGGACAAATAGTGGATCAAATGATAGGCGCTCAATCAAAAGTGGCTATCGCAGATAAAATCAATTCACTTTTATAATCTAACTAAAAAAAAGGGGAAGATATCCCCTTTACGCTCACTATCTATCAATCTGATTTCAAAATTTAAAATTTATTTTTTTATAATTATCAATTTTACGTAATTATACATGTATAAATTTATATTAAGGAGTTTAATTATGTTAGATGTAGCAATAATAGGTGGTGGACCAGCAGGACTAAGCGCAGGACTTTACGCGACTAGAGGTGGACTTAAAAACGTGGTTATGTTTGAAAAAGGAATGCCTGGTGGTCAGATCACTAGTAGTTCTGAGATGGAGAACTATCCAGGCGTCGCTACTGTGATGGACGGTATGAGTTTTATGGCTCCATGGACTGAGCAATGCACTAGGTTTGGTTTAAAACATGAGATGGCAAACGTAGAAAAAGTAGCGAAAAATAGCGATGGAAGCTTTAGTATTTTTTTAGAAGGCGGTAAAGAAGAAAAAGCAAAAGCAGTCATTGTTTGCACCGGTTCTACTCCAAAAAGAGCAGGATTTAAAGGCGAAGATGAATTCTTTGGAAAAGGCGTTTCTACTTGTGCGACTTGTGATGGATTTTTCTATAAGAACAAAGAAGTTGCCGTTTTAGGTGGTGGCGATACTGCTCTTGAAGAAGCCCAATACCTAGCAAATATCTGCTCAAAAGTGTATTTGATACATAGAAGAGATGAGTTTAGAGCAGCTCCTGTTACTGTGGAAAAAGCTAAGAAAAATCCTAAAATCGAGTTTATAACAAGTGCTAGTGTAGATGAAGTTTACGGCGACAATATAGCCGGAGTAAAAGGTATAAAAGTCAAACTAAAAGACGGTAGCATACGTGATCTACAAGTTCCTGGTATATTTACGTTTGTTGGACTAAATGTAAGAAATGATGTTTTAAAAGGCGAAGACGGTAAGTTCATCTGTGATACTCTACCAACTGGACAAGTAAGGGTAAATTTAAAAATGCAAACAAATATTCCAGGACTTTTTGCAGCGGGCGACCTTAGAGAAGACGCTCCTAAACAAGTCGTTTGTGCAGCGGCAGATGGGGCAGTAGCAGCACTTTCAGCGATGAGCTACATAGAGAGTTTGCATTAATATAAATAAGATTTTATTTAAGCCAAATTTATAGTTATCTGATATAATTAGGCTTAAATTTATCAATTAAGGTATTATAATGAGAACATCATTTAAAGCCATACTTAGCAGTGTCGTTGCGGCTTCATTGATAGCTGGTTGTGCTACTACAACCTTGCAAACAAGCGCTAAAATGACGCAAAGTATATTTATAGATCCAGTCGCTAAAGACAAAAGAGTCGTCTTTGTCAGTATAAAAAATACCAGCGGACATGACATAAATTTGGAACAAAAAATTATCCAAGGTTTACAAGCAAAAGGTTATACTATAACAGATGATCCAGAAGTCGCTACTTACTTGTTGATGACTAATGTTTTGTATTGCGATGAGAAATCAGAAAATAATGCTGTTGGCGGTGCTGTGGCTTTAGGTGCCACAGGAGCTGCTATCAGCGGTTATAACAATGGTGGTGCTGGTAGTATGATAGCCGCAGGAGCCGCAGGAGCTTTGGTGGGCGGAGTATTAGGAAAGCTTACAGAAGACACTATTTGGCAGATGCAAGTCGATATAAATATCAGACAAAAAGCAAAAAATGGCACTGTTCTTAGTGAGACAGGAAATGTAAGCGGACAAGCTAGCGTGAAAGATAGAGCAAAGTCAGGCTTTACAAACTCATTTGGTGGCGATATAAGAAACGTAAATGCCACAGGAGCTTTACAAAGCAATCAAATAGATACTAAAAATCAGACTTATGAGACGGATTATATAGAGAAAAAAACTATGATATTTGCCGAAGCTACGAAAACAGGACTTCAGCTTCCAGAAGCAACTCCTATACTAGAAGAAAAGATAGCTTCACAGATAGTAGGTCTGTTTTGATCATCAGTCGGAGATGCCCTCCGACTTTATATACGAAAATTATCCAAATTTATTAACCGTTTTATAAATAACTTTATGCTAAAATCCACGAAAATTACACTTAAGGTTTAGTATGATAAAGATCGGCATACACGGCGCAAGCGGTAAAATGGGCACTGAGATAATCTCAAATTTAAAAAATAGTGATTTAGCAAAAGTCAGCGTAGCTTATAGCATAGATCCAGTGCTTTGTGATACGGGCGATGCTTTAGTCACTGATGATTTAAAAGTTTTATTTGATAATAGCGATGTTATCATAGACTTTACTATAAAAGAAGGTGCGCTAAATTTGATAAACTACGCAAGGACCTATCCAAAACCTTTAGTTATCGGTACAACTGGGCTTGGTAGTGAAGGCGAGGAGCTTTTAGGACTTGCAAGTTCTCTTATGCCTATACTTCAAGCTACAAATATGAGTTTAGGCGTAGCCGTACTAAACAGACTAGTAGGGCTTGCTAGTAAAGCTCTTAGTGAGTTTGATATCGAGATAGTAGAGATGCATCATCGACATAAAAAAGACGCTCCTAGTGGCACAGCACTTACCTTAGCTACTCACGCAGCAAAAGCTAGAAATTTAAATTTAAGTAGCGTCAGGGTGAGTAGTAGAGATGGAATGGTTGGAGCGAGAAGCAAAGACGAGATAGCTGTTATGGCTCTTCGAGGCGGAGATGTAGTAGGTCGCCATACCGTAGGATTTTACAATGATGGGGAGTTTATAGAGCTAAATCATACCGCAACTTCTAGAGCTACTTTCGCAAAAGGTGCTATAAAAGCTGCGATTTGGCTAGAGGGCAAACAAGCAGGGCTTTATAGTATATATGATTGTTTAGGAATTTAAGCCAAATAAGTTAAAGACGGATTTGACTTTAGAATTCGTCTTTTGTAACTAAATTTAATCTTTATTTTTATCTTACGTTTGTTTCATTAGCAACTCTTTTTATATTTTTTCATTTTATACCATTACTTTGTTATTTTTAGTCTATATTGCTATAAAATATATTTTAGTGGTTTTTATAGTACCTTTTACTATCTTTTTTAGAGGGCATATCCTTACTATGATTTAAGGTGTTATTACTTTGCTTAGTTCAAAAAGCTATTTTAGATGTTTGATGACAAATTGTATGATTTTTAAGGTTTATTTTATCTTATGTTTTTGGCAAATTCCAAAATTGTTTTGACTTTTAAGGCTTTAAAATACTTTTTATAGTAAAATACATATTTAAGATCATAAATTTAAGGCAGACAATGTGTGCAATAGTCGGGGTTATAAATTCAAAAGACGCTGCAAAAACGGCTTATTACGGGCTATTTTCTATGCAGCACAGAGGTCAAGAGGCTAGTGGTATCAGTGCAAGCAATAATCATCATATCAAAACTATAAAAAATCGCGGTCTAGTAACTGAAGTGTTTGATAGTAGCAGCTTTGAAGTGCTAAAAGGTGAAATGGCTATCGGACATAATCGCTACAGTACAGCTGGAAGCGACAGCGTGTTAGACGCTCAACCTGTGAGCGCTAAGTATTCTTTAGGCGAGATAAGTATAGTCCATAATGGAAATTTGATAAATAAAGATGAAGTTCGCAAAAGCCTTGTTGAAGATGGCGCTATATTTCAGTCAAATATGGACACAGAAAACATACTTCATTTGATAGCAAGAAGCAAAAAAGAGCATCTGCAAGACCGCATAGTAGAAGCCGTAAAGCAGATAAAAGGAGCTTACTGCCTTTTGATACTTAGTAGATCAAAAATGTTTGTTTTACGTGATCCTTATGGCATAAGACCACTGAGTATCGGTAGGCTTAAAGATGGTGGATATATAGTATCTAGTGAGACTTGTTCATTTGATCTTGTTGGAGCTACTTTTTTAAGAGATGTAAAGCCAGGCGAAATGCTGATTTTTGAAGAGGGAAAAAGTGAGTTTAAGAGCATACAACTTTTTGGACAAACAGATCCTAGAATTTGCGCTTTTGAGTATATATATTTTGCTAGGCCAGATAGCGTGATAGATGGTAAAAATGTCTACGATATCCGTAAAAAGCTAGGTCAAACATTAGCTAAAAAATCAAAAATAAAAGCCGATCTTGTCATCCCAGTACCAGACTCAGGCGTGCCAGCAGCTCTTGGATATGCAAGGCAGAGTGGAATTCCTTTTGAGATGGCAATAGTAAGAAACCACTATGTAGGAAGAACATTTATCGAGCCTACTCAAGAGATGAGAAATCTCAAAGTCAAACTTAAACTAAATCCTATGAGTGATGTTTTAAAAGGTAAAAGCGTAGTCGTGATAGATGATAGCATCGTAAGAGGAACGACTAGTAAGAAGATCGTAGAGCTTTTAAGACATGCAGGGGCAAAAGAGATCCATATGAAGATCGCAGCTCCAGAGATAAAATTTCCTGAGAAATACGGTATAGACACACCGAGCTTTGCCGAACTCATAAGTGCAAATATGAATGCTAGCGAAGTATGTAAATTCATAGGTGCTGATAGTTTGGAGTTTTTAAGTATAGATGAGCTTACAAACGCTCTTGGAAATGAGAGAAAATACTCGCTCGTTAGCTTTGATGGGGATTATTTTATAAAATAATCCTAATGACAATAGAGTTTATAATGATAAGTTGGGGTTCTAAAAGTAGCTGGGTAAGGTAAAGAGACGCTAAAAGCTCTTGACTCGCTCGGCTTTAAATTCGTGCCTATCTTGAACTCCATCTCTACTGAGCTTCTGGCTTCTGGCTTGGATTTTAAAGTATCTAAAAAGCCTTTTTGTTTAAATATATTTCCATCTAAAACGCCTTTTTCTACCGGTGAGTTTGTGAGTTTCATCTCAAGAGTACAACTCGTGATAGTGTAATCCCCGATATTTCTTATGGTGCCGAAAAATACCATACTTTCGTTGAGCAAAACTCGATCGTAATTAAGATTTTCTATCCTAGCTTTTTTTGTATATTGATCTATGCTAAGCATGGCAAATATCGCTAGACAAGTCATCACGAATATATTTAGTCCTACCATACTGATTATAACAGATATCCGTTCTTCTTTTTTTAAAGCCAAAATCAAAAATAGTATGAAAAATACACAGATAATAACTAGCGCTATGATATGAAAAATTGTAAAATACATCAGAAACACTCCGAATTTATAGTTGTATTATAATCTATCGGCTTAAAATTATTTATGATTAGCCTTAAGTTTTTTGTAGTGTTTATGTCTATCTGCTCGTTGATAACGCTTTTTTGTACCTTAAAGGGCTTTAGAGAGTTTATATAATTTTTAAATTTATTATCTGAATGGGTGTAGAATTTGACTTTTACACTACAATAAGAAAATGGTTTTTTGGATAGATTGGTTAAATTTAAATCTACTATAAGAGTATCTGAAAAGCTTAGCTGCTTGATAAAATTTAGATCCAACTCTCTTTTCCTTATATTTTCATCAATTATCTTATGTGTGTAGATGATACCAAAAATGATAAAACAGACATCTAGTATGAGTATAAAACTAGCAAAAAATGGTCTTTTTACTACCAAAATGATAACTAAAAAAAGTACTACTAAAAAAATAAGTAAAACCCAAAGTATGGCAAAATAGTCAATAAATACAAAATGTGCCGTATAAAATCGCACCATCTCTTTTAGACTATTTATCGCGTGCATTTTTCTCCTCTATGCCGCTTATCCCCTCTCTTCTTTTTAGTTCATCTATAATACGCGATGGATGTAAATCGAAGTTTGCTAACGCAACTACGATATGAAAAAATATATCTGCGGCTTCGTATATCACGTCATAGCTAGGGTCGCCAACCTTATGTTCGCCAAAACTTTCTTTGCCAAGTTCCTTGTATTTTTTAAATTTAGATAGATCTTTGAGTGCAAAACAAAACTCTCCGGCTTCTTCACAGATTTTTTTGAGATATGCGTTTTCGCCTTTTGAGTAGAGTTTTGCTATATACGAGTTTTGTGTATCGCAGTTTAGTTTTCTATCAAGCGCGACGTGGTATAGATGATCGAAGATATCGTATTTTTCATTTTTTATAAATTCGGTATTTGTAAGCGTTTTTGAAGTGAGTGAAATTTCATTGAAAAAGCAAGATTTTTTACCGGTATGACAAGCTACACCGCCTTTTTGTTCGACTTTTATGAGTAGCGAGTCATTGTCACAGTCGAGTAAAGCGGATCTGATTATTTGGATATTTCCGCTCTCTTCACCTTTTTTCCAAATTCTATTTTTTGTGCGTGAAAAATAGTGGGCAAAACCTGTTTTTAGGCTTAAATTTAAAGCTTCTTCATTCATATAAGCCATCATCAAAACTTCATTTGAACTCTCTTCTTGAACGATAACAGGTAAAAGCCCGTCTATTTTATCCCAATTCACGCACACCTTTATTCCTTTTTATTTTTGTTCCATCACGCTTTGTTTAGGCCTATCTTTCGTATCTACCCAGATATTTGGCACGGCTCCTCCAGGAGTTAAAAATATCTTAGCATCGGTATTTACTTTTAGAGCTTCGTTAAACTCTTTTTGAGTTTGAATTTGTTTTAGTTGTAGCAAGTTATTATCTAAGCTTTTTGCCACTTCTTTGTTCGCATAAGCTTGAGCGTTTGCTTCTATCTTAACAGCGTCTGCTTTACCTTGAGCTTCTATCTTAACAGCGTCTGCATTACCCTTTGCAAGAGCTGCTTTTTTGAGAGCTTCTTGGTTTGCTCGTTCTACTTCGTATTTTGTTCGTTCAGCTTCTTGTTTTGCTATTTGAACGCGTTCTATCTGCTCTTTTACTTTTGGTGGAAGTATTATTTCACGAAGTTGAACACTTAAAAGCTCAACTGGCTTGTTTTGCTGACTGTCTATGTCTGTCCTTATGCCATTATCTATGGCTACTGCTATATCGTTACGACGCTCTGGAAGCTCTTCTGCGGTGTATTTACCAGTCACGTTTCTAACGACGTTTCTAACGACTGGATCTATGATCTTACTTTCCCAGCTAAAGCCCCACGCAGCGATAGTTTGAGGCGCGTTTAAGGGATTTAGTCTGTACTGGACTGTTATATCCATACTGACTGGAAGTCCTCTAGAGTCAAGAACTGAGATAGTATCTTTAGTTTCGATACCGCTACCACGGTAATTTGCTTCATTTCTACCTTCGCTTGAAGTATAGTTTATGATACGAACTTTAGTATCGACGATCCTAACTTCTTGTATGAAAGGTATAAAAAAGTGAAAGCCTGGCTGAAGTGGGCTTGGATCAAACTTACCCGCTGTGGATTTGATACCGACTTCACCTGAGTTGATGACGACAAATGGCTTTGCTATGGCCAGAACAGCGATGATAATGATAATGGCATAAACTACGCCACTTACTTTACTAAAACCGTTAAAATTTGGAATATTTGGCTTTTTAAAGTTAAAATTCGGCTTATTATCGCCTCCGCCACCGTTTCCGTTTTTTTTATTAAAATAATCATTTAAATCTGCTGGCAAATCGTTTCCTTTGTAAATTTATTTTGCGTATGTTAAGAAATGCTCATATTTTGGATTTTTACCCATTACAACATCAAAATACGCTTGTTGTAATCTTGTAGCTACTTCGCCTCTTTTACCGCTACCGATGATTCTGCTGTCTATATTGCTGATCGGAGTGACTTCTGCTGCTGTTCCAGTAAAAAATGCTTCATCTGCATTGTAGGCTTCATCTCTAGTGATGCGGTGACGTACGACTTCGTATCCTAGGTCTTTTGCTATGGCTATGACTGTTTTTTGAGTGATGCTTTCTAAGCTTGTATCGTTTGGTGGAGTGATTATAACGCCATCTTTTACTATAAAGAAGCATTCGCCGCTACCCTCAGCGATAAATCCTTGCGGATCAAGAAGTAAGGCTTCATCACAACCAGCCTCTTGAGCTTCGAAATTTGCCATTTGAGAGTTGAAGTAATTTGCACTTGCTTTTGCTTTTGCCATCATAGAAAAAGGAGCTGGTTTCATCCAAGATGAAATCTTGACTTTGATACCTTTTTCAAGTGCTTCATCGCCCATATAAGCACCCCATTGCCACGCTGCGATCGCGACATTTACAGGACATCCGATATGACTAACGCCCATTTTACCATACCCTAAAAATACAAGTGGGCGGATATAGACGTTATCGTTATAAGTGTTGCTTTTTAGAAGTTCTACGTGGGCTTTATTTATCTCTTCTTGTGTAAAAGGTATTTTTATCCCACAAGCTTTTGCAGACTCAAAAAGTCTTTTTGTATGTTCGGCGAGTTTAAAGATAGCCAAACCTTTTGGAGTTTGATACGCCCTTACGCCTTCAAATACCGCATTTCCGTAGTGTAGTGAGTGAGACAAAACGTGAACGGTCGCGTCTTTCCATGCTATTAATTTACCATCAAACCATATATGCTCTGCTTCTAGTAGTGCCATTTTTTACCTTTCGTTATTATAAATTTTTGCCTGATTTTATCCTAAATTTGATTAATATCTTTTGAATAATGCAAAATTTGACCTAGTCTTTGACGAAGTTATAGAAATGTCTAAATGATTGGTAGTTATATTTGTGCTATTAGATTCGTTGTTTAAATTTTTTAAATTTAAAATGCTATAATCCGTGCATTAAATTTAAAATAAAGGGAATAATATGCCGATTATAAACATAAAGCTTACTGCTCCTATGCCAAGCCGTGAAAAACTAGATGAAATCGCAGTCAAAATCACAGATATAATGGTAAATGATCTAGGTAAAAACCCAGCTAGAGTAGTGATAAATTTCGATGAAATTCGCCCTGAGGCGACGTATTTTGGAGCCAAATCAGTCCAAGCGATAAAGGAGGGCAAATAAATGGCGTGTTGCAAGAAAAAAGATCCAAGTTGCCCAGTAGAAGTAAAAGCGTCTGCTCAAACTTCGGCTTTTTTGCCTGAAGATATAGAGAGAAAAGTCACGTTGGCTTCTGGTGAGCTCGCTCCAGACTTTGAGCTAGAAAACGCAGATGGCGTAAAAATCGCACTTAAAGATTTCAAAGGTAAAAACGTAGTTTTATACTTTTATCCAAAAGATAACACTCCTGGTTGCACGACTGAAGCGTGCGAATTTAGTGCAAATTACGATGATTTTATCGCTAATGATACTATAATAATAGGCATTAGCCCTGATAGCGTCAAATCACACTCAAATTTCACCCAAAAACAGAGTCTTAAACACATACTTTTAAGCGATCCAGATAAAGAAGTGGCAAAGGCTTATGGAGTATGGCAAGTACGTAAAAACTACGGTAAAGAGTATCTTGGCATAGTACGAACGACTTTTGTTATAGATAAAACAGGACGTATCGCAAAAGTATATAAAAGCGTAAAAGCTGCCGGTCACGCTCTTAAAGTTTTAGCAGATTTAGTAAAATAATTTTAAAAAGATTTAAAGCGCTTTCAAAGTGCTTTAAATCTATATATTATTGCGCAATCAAAACGATTTTGTCACTTTGTTTTTATATTTATTTTCATAGATACTTTTTTATCTTCTTTAGCTCCGTTAGCATCAGTTATATCAAGGACTTCTATCTGACTTTCATTGACACCGCTTTCTAGCAATCTTTTACGTAGATTCTCCACTCTTTTTGCCGCTATATTTAAGATCTTGTCTTCTGAGACTTTTGTCAAATTTATGAGCTTTTCTATAGCAACGTCGGCATTTACAAAGTTTTCGTTGTTTATTTTTTGTCTAAAGAGCGTTTTTGTAGCATTTTCATAGTTTAGATCTTTAGTATTCATAATTAGAGTTATCTCTCTTTGTACGGCTCTGCTTGCTATGGCGTAAGTATCTGTTTTAGTGCTGTATGTAGGTGATAAAGTAAATACGATATCTGGTTTTTTCTGAGCGATATCTGCTAATTTTTTGATTTTATCTTCGCTTGTCTCTAGTAAAAATGCACTTCCAGGAGCAAAGTCTATACTGCTAAGCTCATCTACGCTTATACCAAGTGCGTTTCCTATAAATCTAAATGGGCTCGTAACTACATCGCTAAATAGTTGAAAAATAGCTTTCCATACTATACTTGCATAGCTAAACTCAGGGCTGTTTAGATCGCCCCAGATAGGTAGATCGACGTCTATTTGGTTGTTTGAGTCCTTTAGTATAGATATAGCTAGCTTTAAAGGAAGACTTACGGCGTCTTTGCTAGGAATTTCGCGTCCTAGAGTAAGGTTATCGAAATTTAGCGAGTTTGAGGCATTTAAAATGGAATTTTTTATCTTATAGTTTAGATTTACGTTGAGTCTGCCATCATCTATCTCATATCCTAAAAATTTGACCGAATACGGCGTAACGTTTTTCAAATTTATATTTTTAAATCGCAATATAAGATCTGTATTAGAAGTAGGGTTAAAAGGCATAGTGGTGACCAAGATCTCGCTAAATCCGTAGTTTGCAACAACCCCGTGAAGTGCGATATTGCTAGTTTTGTTACTTGATATCTCGTTTATGGTTGTTGAAATTTTAGTTATATTTGTATCAAAAACTATAGGTAAGCTTTCATCTTTAAACTCCAAAGAACCATTTTTTATATTGATGTTTTTTAAATTTATGTTTAAAGCTGGATTATCATTGCTAGTTTGCTTTGCATCTTTTGTTTTGATGAGATTTAAGATATTTAGCTCTTTTTGCTTTGAAACTGCTAATTTAAGATTAGGATTTTCTAGTTTGATATTTGATATAAAAAGGTTGTTTTTTTGGAAATTTATATGCCCCGTAAGGCTTTTAAACGAACCTAAAAGTTCGTTTTTCTCATCATTTATAGAAAAATTATTTATGGCAAGGTCTGCTTTTGTTTTTATGAATTTATCAAAGCTTGTCTTTGCATTTAGGCTTAAATTCGCATTTAAATTTTGCG carries:
- a CDS encoding SPFH domain-containing protein, which produces MPADLNDYFNKKNGNGGGGDNKPNFNFKKPNIPNFNGFSKVSGVVYAIIIIIAVLAIAKPFVVINSGEVGIKSTAGKFDPSPLQPGFHFFIPFIQEVRIVDTKVRIINYTSSEGRNEANYRGSGIETKDTISVLDSRGLPVSMDITVQYRLNPLNAPQTIAAWGFSWESKIIDPVVRNVVRNVTGKYTAEELPERRNDIAVAIDNGIRTDIDSQQNKPVELLSVQLREIILPPKVKEQIERVQIAKQEAERTKYEVERANQEALKKAALAKGNADAVKIEAQGKADAVKIEANAQAYANKEVAKSLDNNLLQLKQIQTQKEFNEALKVNTDAKIFLTPGGAVPNIWVDTKDRPKQSVMEQK
- a CDS encoding branched-chain amino acid transaminase translates to MALLEAEHIWFDGKLIAWKDATVHVLSHSLHYGNAVFEGVRAYQTPKGLAIFKLAEHTKRLFESAKACGIKIPFTQEEINKAHVELLKSNTYNDNVYIRPLVFLGYGKMGVSHIGCPVNVAIAAWQWGAYMGDEALEKGIKVKISSWMKPAPFSMMAKAKASANYFNSQMANFEAQEAGCDEALLLDPQGFIAEGSGECFFIVKDGVIITPPNDTSLESITQKTVIAIAKDLGYEVVRHRITRDEAYNADEAFFTGTAAEVTPISNIDSRIIGSGKRGEVATRLQQAYFDVVMGKNPKYEHFLTYAK
- a CDS encoding tautomerase family protein, whose product is MPIINIKLTAPMPSREKLDEIAVKITDIMVNDLGKNPARVVINFDEIRPEATYFGAKSVQAIKEGK
- the bcp gene encoding thioredoxin-dependent thiol peroxidase, whose translation is MACCKKKDPSCPVEVKASAQTSAFLPEDIERKVTLASGELAPDFELENADGVKIALKDFKGKNVVLYFYPKDNTPGCTTEACEFSANYDDFIANDTIIIGISPDSVKSHSNFTQKQSLKHILLSDPDKEVAKAYGVWQVRKNYGKEYLGIVRTTFVIDKTGRIAKVYKSVKAAGHALKVLADLVK